In one Lolium rigidum isolate FL_2022 chromosome 3, APGP_CSIRO_Lrig_0.1, whole genome shotgun sequence genomic region, the following are encoded:
- the LOC124703795 gene encoding pyruvate dehydrogenase E1 component subunit beta-4, chloroplastic-like: MAAASSLHVAAPAATPRVGSAAHKSASSAARSVRVARSGAVARSGGRLVACAAVATKADAPATDAASKSEGHEVLLFEALREGLMEEMEADPTVCVFGEDVGHYGGSYKVTKGLADKYGDLRVLDTPIAENSFTGMGVGAGMKGLRPVVEGMNMGFLLLAYNQISNNCGMLHYTSGGQFKIPLVIRGPGGVGRQLGAEHSQRLESYFQSIPGLQMVACSTPYNAKGLMKAAIRSENPVVLFEHVLLYNLKEKIPDEEYVCCLEEAEMVRPGEHVTILTYSRMRYHVMQAAKTLVNKGYDPEVIDIRSLKPFDLHTIGNSIKKTHRVLIVEECMRTGGIGASLRSAIIDNFWDYLDAPIMCLSSQDVPTPYAATLEDATVVQPAQIVAAVEQICQ; this comes from the exons ATGGCCGCCGCCTCGTCGCTCCACGTCGCCGCCCCGGCCGCCACCCCGCGGGTGGGATCCGCCGCCCACAAATCCGCCTCCTCGG CGGCGAGGAGCGTGCGCGTGGCCAGATCGGGTGCGGTGGCGCGGTCCGGGGGCAGGCTGGTGGCCTGCGCCGCCGTCGCG ACCAAGGCCGATGCTCCCGCGACCGACGCGGCGTCCAAGTCTGAAGG TCATGAGGTGTTGCTGTTCGAGGCTCTTCGTGAGGGTTTGATGGAAGAGATGGAGGCAGATCCAACAGTGTGTGTCTTTGGTGAAGATGTCGGTCACTATGGGGGTTCTTACAAGGTGACCAAGGGTTTGGCTGATAAGTACGGAGACCTTCGAGTCCTTGACACACCTATTGCTGAGAACTCATTCACCGGCATGGGAGTTGGAGCAGGAATGAAGGGGCTGAGGCCTGTTGTTGAAGGCATgaacatgggcttccttctccttgCTTACAACCAAATCTCAAACAACTGTGGCATGCTTCATTACACCTCTGGTGGTCAGTTCAAAATTCCACTTGTGATCAGAGGTCCCGGTGGTGTTGGTCGTCAGCTTGGAGCAGAGCATTCACAGCGTCTGGAGTCATACTTCCAGTCGATTCCTGGCCTCCAGATGGTTGCTTGCTCTACTCCTTACAATGCTAAGGGTTTAATGAAAGCTGCCATAAGAAGCGAGAACCCCGTTGTGCTATTTGAGCATGTCCTTCTATACAACCTGAAGGAGAAGATTCCTGATGAGGAGTATGTGTGTTGCCTGGAGGAGGCTGAGATGGTACGACCTGGTGAGCATGTGACTATCCTCACATACTCGCGGATGAGGTACCATGTGATGCAGGCTGCAAAGACCCTGGTGAACAAAGGGTACGATCCTGAGGTGATTGACATTAGGTCGTTGAAGCCATTTGATCTGCACACCATAGGTAACTCCATTAAGAAGACTCACCGCGTGCTGATTGTGGAGGAGTGCATGCGCACTGGTGGGATCGGTGCCAGTCTGAGATCTGCCATCATCGACAACTTCTGGGACTACCTTGACGCCCCTATCATGTGCCTGTCATCACAGGATGTGCCGACACCATATGCGGCAACTTTGGAGGATGCGACCGTTGTGCAGCCTGCGCAAATTGTTGCTGCTGTTGAGCAAATATGCCAATAG